The Actinomycetota bacterium genome includes a window with the following:
- a CDS encoding sigma-70 family RNA polymerase sigma factor yields MTPERVEEVYRQYRPALEAAAARVLRDSEEARDVVAETFVALLQHDLRDEGAAVGWLFKTVRNRSLNRLRDRRRALRTAASSLEQQDPAPESVEHPVSEAVRAAAAALTPRQAQALHLRFQQGLAYDEIAERMQISAGNARVIVHRAARAMRREAVRLLAEHHGAAASCRRSLIRSAASGEVGQHPGCAACAAVAAEVEALSARGVVPLLPPAVPASTLRARAQELWESGTQGVRSARETLRAQPILAARTAEILALALVTGVAAPAPPPVGALPVGAGAGAVAVAADASPPDAKPPALPQVVTSRTAEAARGPVSGLVQLGEGTRASDATGDQGFRTLLAPLGKVLSVPDPLETARRELDIRGLSISAMGDRAGRLVSLVFSLDLEAPPQPGSYYMFAWNYRDTSCNGAVTASLNDESGIKSTASSSCTDHTDIVRTHSEPLTEAQARVRGTTLEMELTLASAQGALARELRPGALLTALYATSSGGATTGFQADRAPDDRLLEYQVPPDSSR; encoded by the coding sequence GTGACGCCGGAAAGAGTGGAGGAGGTCTACCGGCAGTACCGTCCTGCCCTGGAGGCTGCGGCGGCGCGCGTCCTTCGCGACTCAGAGGAGGCGCGGGACGTGGTCGCCGAAACCTTCGTGGCCCTTCTGCAGCACGACCTCCGTGACGAGGGCGCCGCGGTCGGCTGGCTGTTCAAAACCGTCCGAAACCGATCCCTAAATCGTCTGAGGGACCGCCGGAGGGCACTGCGTACCGCCGCCTCGTCCCTGGAACAGCAGGACCCGGCCCCCGAGTCGGTGGAGCACCCCGTCTCAGAAGCGGTCCGCGCAGCGGCGGCGGCTCTGACGCCCCGTCAGGCGCAGGCCCTGCACCTGCGGTTCCAGCAGGGGCTTGCCTACGACGAGATCGCCGAGCGGATGCAAATCTCGGCCGGCAACGCACGGGTGATCGTCCACCGAGCGGCGCGGGCAATGCGGCGGGAAGCAGTGCGGCTGCTGGCCGAGCACCACGGGGCCGCCGCTTCATGCCGCCGGTCGCTGATCAGGAGCGCTGCCTCCGGGGAAGTCGGCCAGCACCCTGGATGTGCCGCCTGCGCAGCCGTGGCGGCCGAGGTCGAGGCGTTGTCGGCGCGCGGCGTCGTGCCGCTGCTTCCACCGGCCGTTCCCGCAAGCACGCTCCGTGCGCGTGCTCAGGAGCTGTGGGAGTCGGGCACACAAGGCGTCCGGTCGGCGCGCGAGACGCTGCGCGCCCAGCCGATCCTGGCCGCAAGGACGGCGGAGATCCTGGCTCTGGCCCTGGTAACAGGGGTTGCCGCACCCGCACCACCCCCGGTCGGCGCCCTTCCGGTGGGGGCCGGCGCTGGTGCTGTCGCCGTGGCTGCCGACGCCTCCCCGCCAGATGCAAAGCCGCCGGCGCTCCCACAGGTCGTTACGTCGCGAACTGCCGAAGCCGCGAGAGGGCCGGTGTCGGGCCTGGTCCAGCTGGGAGAGGGCACCCGTGCCTCTGACGCGACGGGGGACCAGGGATTCCGGACGCTGCTCGCTCCGCTCGGCAAGGTGCTTTCTGTCCCCGACCCGCTGGAGACCGCCCGCCGCGAGCTGGACATCCGCGGACTGTCGATCTCAGCCATGGGCGACCGCGCCGGGAGGCTGGTGTCGCTGGTGTTCTCGCTGGACCTCGAAGCTCCCCCCCAGCCCGGCTCGTACTACATGTTCGCCTGGAACTATCGCGACACCAGCTGCAATGGCGCGGTGACCGCATCGCTGAACGACGAATCCGGGATTAAATCGACTGCATCGTCCAGCTGCACCGACCACACCGACATCGTCAGGACCCACTCGGAGCCTTTAACCGAAGCACAGGCAAGGGTGCGGGGAACGACTCTGGAGATGGAGCTGACCCTCGCGTCCGCTCAGGGCGCGCTGGCCCGTGAACTGCGTCCGGGAGCGCTGCTCACGGCGCTGTACGCCACCTCGAGCGGCGGAGCCACAACGGGCTTCCAGGCCGACAGAGCCCCCGACGACCGGCTGCTCGAGTACCAGGTCCCGCCGGATTCCTCGCGGTAG